CCGCCGGGGCCGTCGAGGCGCTGGTGGACACTGTCGGCGACCGGCTGGGCCTCCTGCCCGGCCAGGCGTGCATCGACATCGGCTGCGGCTATGGCGCCACCGCAAGGCGCCTCGCGATGACGCGCGGGGTTCGCGTCACCGGCGTCACGCTGTCCGCTGAGCAGGCGCGCTACGCCGCCGAACATCCCGTGCCGGGCGTGGACGTCCAGGTCCGCGACTGGCTCGACAACGGGCTGGCCGATGCCTCGGCCGACGCCGCCTGGGCGATCGAGTCGAGCGAGCACATGGCGGACAAGCCCGGGTTCTTCGCCGAGGCGCACCGCGTGCTGGCACCGGGCGGCCGCTTCGTCATCTGCGTGTGGCTCGCCGAGGCCAATGCCAGCGGTTGGAAGGTCCGCCTCCTGCTCGAGCCGATCTGCCGCGAAGGGCGCCTGCCCTCGATGGGCACGCGCGAAGAATATGAGGCCATGGCGGAGGCGGCGGGCTTTGTGGTCACCGGCTATGAGGATGTCAGCCGCCGGGTCGCCCGCACGTGGATGATTTGCGCTCGCCGGCTCCTGAAGGCCCTCTTCGTTGACCGCGAAACCCGCCAACTCGCCCTGGGCGCACGCAATCGCGGTGCCATTCTGAGCATTCCCTGCCTGATCCTGGCCTACCGCACCGGGGCG
This region of Arthrobacter sp. DNA4 genomic DNA includes:
- a CDS encoding cyclopropane-fatty-acyl-phospholipid synthase family protein, translated to MIVPDISQNAVAVADHYDELDPIYRRVWGEHVHHGLWATGRETPAGAVEALVDTVGDRLGLLPGQACIDIGCGYGATARRLAMTRGVRVTGVTLSAEQARYAAEHPVPGVDVQVRDWLDNGLADASADAAWAIESSEHMADKPGFFAEAHRVLAPGGRFVICVWLAEANASGWKVRLLLEPICREGRLPSMGTREEYEAMAEAAGFVVTGYEDVSRRVARTWMICARRLLKALFVDRETRQLALGARNRGAILSIPCLILAYRTGAMHYGIFTLSKAGENRAPR